Within Nocardioides rotundus, the genomic segment ACGAGCTCGACCTGCCCTTCGGCAGCCTTCGACTCAAGCTCGGCGGCGGCGACAACGGTCACAACGGCCTGCGCTCCCTCCGGTCATCACTCGGGACCGGTGACTTCTACCGCGTGCGCGCCGGCATCGGCCGCCCATCCGGCCGGCAGGACGTGGCCGACTTCGTGCTGTCCCACTACTCCTCCGCCGAACGCAAGGAACTGCCGTTCCAGGTGAACGATGCCGCCGACGCGGTGGAGTCGCTCATCAATGAGGGCCTTGAGCAGGCCCAGCAGCAGTTCAATAGTTGATGGCTTCTACGACCTCGGTATGACACTGACTGCCGAACGTAGATTTGCCCTCAACTTCGGCATGTTCCTGCCTCCCGACCCGTCACGAATCGTTCATCTGCGGGTTACTGTCATGACGCAGTAATGGGGGGCACGGCCATCGACCGGGGGGTCACGGCCGGCCCGTGTGTGCGCACGCCATGGGATGCAGGCGCACGAGGGGCAATGAGGAGTTGCACTGGCATGCGCCAAGACCGTGGGGGCGTGGTCGACCTTGCTCGTGAGTCGAGCACCGAGGCCGTACGACCATCTATTCATCTTGTTCCGACCGGACACCGCGCTGACGCACAGCGTCTGCGGGCCGTGCGTCCGGGGCATGACCGCCAGCTCAGGCAGCGCGCGTCCTGGGCGCGGGACGCCTTGGCGTGCCTCGGCATCGAGGCTGTTTTGGCCTTCGGCGTCGTGCTGTGGGGTCTGCGCAACGACGAGATGGCGATCGCGTTCGTGGCGATCCTGTGGCTGACTGCCCAGGTGATCGGCACGAGCGTCGGCCGCAACGGGCGCCGGCTGACCAGTGTCGCCGACACGCTGCGCCGGGCTCAGGTGCTCGCCGTGGTGATCGTAGGTCTCGTCGCGCTCGACTTCCTCGGCCGTTCGGAGGCGACCTCCGCGATCCTCATCGTTTCCGGCTCGGTGATGATCCGCGGTGCCGCAGGCCTCATCCGGGCCCGGCGTCGGAAGGTCAGCCGCGTCCTGGTCGTGGGACACAGCTCTGAGATCCCGACCGTCGTGGAGTCCATCTCCGCGCACGGGGACGAGGTGAGCACCTATTGCGTCAGCGACGCCGACGCGGCGACGCGAGGCGGTCACCTGCACCGCACCATCCTCGAGTCCGCTCCTGACCGCGTGGCGGTGCTGGCGGGGACGCTGAGCGCTCAGGAGCTGCAGGAGCTTTCCTGGGCGGTCGAGGCCTTCGATGTGGACGTCGTCGTCGTGCTGCCCGGTGAGTTCGTCGACCCGCGTCGGTTCGAGCCGACCGTGGCGACGGGCATACAAGGGCTGCGACTGGTTCCTCGTGGTGGTCTGCTCGGCGATGCC encodes:
- the pth gene encoding aminoacyl-tRNA hydrolase → MSEDPWLVVGLGNPGPTYAGHRHNVGYLVNDELAARMGGPFRAHKSGRADVVEGRLGVGGPRVVLARPRSYMNEVGGPVKALASFYRIPPDHIIAVHDELDLPFGSLRLKLGGGDNGHNGLRSLRSSLGTGDFYRVRAGIGRPSGRQDVADFVLSHYSSAERKELPFQVNDAADAVESLINEGLEQAQQQFNS
- a CDS encoding exopolysaccharide biosynthesis polyprenyl glycosylphosphotransferase; this translates as MVDLARESSTEAVRPSIHLVPTGHRADAQRLRAVRPGHDRQLRQRASWARDALACLGIEAVLAFGVVLWGLRNDEMAIAFVAILWLTAQVIGTSVGRNGRRLTSVADTLRRAQVLAVVIVGLVALDFLGRSEATSAILIVSGSVMIRGAAGLIRARRRKVSRVLVVGHSSEIPTVVESISAHGDEVSTYCVSDADAATRGGHLHRTILESAPDRVAVLAGTLSAQELQELSWAVEAFDVDVVVVLPGEFVDPRRFEPTVATGIQGLRLVPRGGLLGDALAGLAHGAAAAVLLIACAPLLVALAVLVRLDSPGPALFVQKRVGRNGREFPMIKFRTMHVDAEQMLQAIIEQNESEGGVLFKMRGDPRITRLGKVLRATSLDELPQLLNVVRGEMALIGPRPALPREVAEYDQRARRRLAVRPGLTGLWQVSGRSNLSFEDAVRLDIDYVDNWSLRREAGIAFRTVGAVVRREGAY